In the Caballeronia sp. LZ062 genome, one interval contains:
- a CDS encoding hydrogen peroxide-inducible genes activator has protein sequence MTLTELKYIVAVARERHFGRAAEACFVSQPTLSVAIKKLEDELNVQIFERGTSEVSVTPIGEQIVTQAQRVLEQTLAIKEIAKQGKDPLVGPLRLGVIYTIGPYLLPTLVKQMIKSVPQMPLMLQENYTLKLIELLKQGEIDVAIMALPFPETGLMVRALYDEPFVVAMPSGHAWENRSKIDPDDLKQETMLLLGSGHCFRDHVLGVCPELMRFSQNADGIQKTFEGSSLETIRHMVASGVGITVLPRMSVMEVKPHAPGIDSGLLSYVPFDEPVPDRRVVLAWRKSFTRLPAIDAISDAIAACDLPGVKKLDMPVAVN, from the coding sequence ATGACGCTCACTGAATTGAAGTACATCGTCGCGGTGGCGCGCGAGCGGCACTTCGGCCGCGCCGCCGAGGCGTGCTTCGTCAGCCAGCCGACGCTGTCGGTGGCAATCAAGAAGCTCGAGGACGAGCTGAACGTGCAGATCTTCGAGCGCGGCACGAGCGAGGTCAGCGTTACGCCGATCGGCGAGCAGATCGTCACGCAGGCGCAACGCGTGCTCGAACAGACGCTCGCCATCAAGGAAATCGCCAAGCAGGGCAAGGATCCGCTCGTCGGGCCGCTGCGCCTGGGCGTCATCTACACCATCGGGCCGTATCTGCTGCCGACGCTCGTCAAGCAGATGATCAAGTCGGTCCCGCAGATGCCGCTCATGCTGCAGGAAAATTACACGCTCAAGCTGATCGAGCTTTTGAAGCAGGGCGAAATCGACGTCGCGATCATGGCGCTGCCGTTTCCCGAAACCGGGCTGATGGTGCGCGCGCTCTACGACGAGCCGTTCGTCGTCGCCATGCCGTCCGGGCACGCGTGGGAGAACCGCAGCAAGATCGACCCGGACGATCTGAAGCAGGAAACCATGCTGCTGCTCGGCAGCGGACATTGCTTCCGCGATCATGTGCTCGGCGTCTGCCCGGAACTCATGCGGTTCTCGCAGAACGCCGACGGCATTCAGAAGACGTTCGAAGGCTCGTCGCTGGAAACGATTCGGCACATGGTCGCGAGCGGCGTCGGCATCACGGTGCTGCCGCGCATGTCGGTCATGGAAGTGAAGCCGCACGCGCCGGGCATCGACTCGGGCTTGCTCAGTTACGTTCCGTTCGACGAACCCGTGCCGGACCGGCGCGTGGTGCTCGCGTGGCGCAAGAGCTTTACGCGGTTGCCGGCAATCGACGCCATCTCTGATGCAATCGCCGCTTGCGATTTACCGGGCGTTAAAAAGCTGGATATGCCCGTGGCGGTGAATTAA
- the recG gene encoding ATP-dependent DNA helicase RecG, whose translation MPLSDRRLSSPADAPASAEPGAGLAAAPAAKRAKTGDDAAKKAKPVVKTADKLAKLGLKSDIDLVLHLPMRYEDETSLTPIAELIPGDIAQTEGIVFDNEIAYRPRRQLLVKIHDDAGDELTLRFLNFYGSQVKQMAIGTRLRVRGDVRGGFFGLEMVHPAVRPVDGDTPLPQALTPVYPSTAGISQAYLRKAIDNALTRVALPELMPDPVARAHLAPLNLPGLLDAVKTLHHPRADSDETALIDGTHPAWTRIKFEELLAQQLSLKRAHAERRTRAAPAMPRRTASDADSLVTRLLHALPFKLTGAQERVVAEIAGELTLAYPMQRLLQGDVGSGKTIVAALAAAQAIDAGYQAALMAPTEILAEQHARKLRGWLEPLGVSVAWLAGSLKAKDKRAASEAAALGTAQLVIGTHAIIQDTVEFARLGLVIVDEQHRFGVAQRLALRAKAQKAADGARDFQPHQLMMSATPIPRTLAMTYYADLDVSTIDELPPGRTPILTKVVSDSRRDEIIGRVREAALTGRQVYWVCPLIEESETLQLQTAVETYETLVAALPELRVGLVHGRLAPAEKAAVMDAFSRNEVQLLVATTVIEVGVDVPNASLMVIEHAERFGLAQLHQLRGRVGRGSAASVCVLMYSNPLSQTARARLQTMRETTDGFEIARRDLEIRGPGEFLGARQSGEAMLRFASLEQDGWLIEPAREAAQQMLDAFPDAVERHLARWLGAREQYLKA comes from the coding sequence ATGCCCTTGTCCGACCGTCGCCTGTCCTCCCCGGCCGATGCGCCCGCGAGCGCCGAGCCTGGCGCCGGGCTCGCCGCCGCGCCCGCGGCGAAGCGCGCGAAAACCGGCGACGACGCGGCGAAGAAGGCAAAGCCCGTCGTCAAGACCGCGGACAAACTCGCCAAACTCGGGCTCAAATCGGACATCGACCTCGTGCTGCATCTGCCCATGCGCTACGAAGACGAAACCTCGCTCACGCCCATCGCAGAGCTGATTCCTGGCGATATCGCGCAGACCGAAGGCATCGTCTTCGACAACGAGATTGCGTATCGGCCGCGAAGGCAGTTGCTCGTCAAGATTCACGACGACGCCGGCGACGAACTCACGCTGCGTTTTCTCAACTTCTACGGCTCGCAGGTCAAGCAGATGGCCATCGGCACGCGCCTGCGCGTGCGCGGCGACGTGCGGGGCGGCTTCTTCGGGCTGGAGATGGTGCATCCGGCGGTGCGCCCCGTCGATGGCGATACGCCGCTGCCCCAGGCGCTGACGCCCGTCTATCCTTCGACGGCAGGCATCTCGCAGGCGTACTTGCGCAAGGCCATCGACAATGCGCTCACCCGCGTGGCGCTGCCCGAACTGATGCCGGACCCGGTGGCGCGCGCGCACCTCGCGCCGCTGAATCTGCCGGGCCTGCTCGACGCGGTGAAGACGCTGCATCATCCGCGCGCGGATTCGGACGAAACCGCGCTCATCGACGGTACGCATCCGGCGTGGACGCGCATCAAGTTCGAGGAACTGCTCGCGCAGCAGCTTTCGCTCAAGCGCGCGCACGCCGAGCGCCGCACGCGCGCGGCGCCCGCAATGCCGCGCCGGACCGCCAGCGATGCCGATTCGCTCGTCACGCGCTTATTGCATGCGCTGCCGTTTAAGCTGACCGGCGCGCAGGAGCGCGTGGTCGCGGAAATCGCGGGCGAATTGACACTCGCGTATCCGATGCAGCGGCTGCTTCAGGGCGATGTCGGCAGCGGCAAGACGATTGTGGCGGCGCTCGCGGCGGCGCAGGCCATCGACGCCGGCTATCAGGCCGCGCTCATGGCGCCGACCGAGATTCTCGCCGAGCAGCACGCGCGCAAGCTGCGCGGCTGGCTGGAGCCGCTCGGCGTATCGGTGGCGTGGCTCGCGGGCAGTCTGAAGGCGAAGGACAAGCGCGCCGCGAGCGAGGCGGCGGCGCTAGGCACGGCGCAACTCGTGATCGGCACACACGCGATCATTCAGGACACGGTGGAATTTGCGCGGCTCGGCCTCGTGATCGTGGACGAGCAGCATCGCTTCGGCGTCGCGCAGCGGCTCGCGTTGCGGGCGAAGGCGCAGAAAGCCGCGGACGGCGCGCGCGACTTCCAGCCGCATCAACTGATGATGTCCGCGACGCCGATTCCACGCACGCTCGCGATGACCTACTACGCGGACCTCGACGTCTCGACCATCGACGAATTGCCGCCGGGCCGCACGCCGATCTTGACCAAAGTGGTCTCCGATTCCCGGCGCGACGAGATCATCGGCCGCGTGCGCGAGGCGGCGCTGACCGGGCGGCAGGTCTACTGGGTGTGTCCGCTGATCGAAGAAAGCGAGACCTTGCAGTTGCAGACGGCGGTCGAGACTTACGAGACGCTCGTCGCTGCGCTGCCGGAATTGCGCGTCGGGCTGGTTCACGGGCGGCTCGCGCCCGCCGAGAAAGCCGCGGTCATGGACGCCTTCTCGCGCAATGAGGTGCAGTTGCTGGTTGCAACGACGGTGATCGAAGTCGGCGTAGACGTGCCGAATGCGTCGCTCATGGTGATCGAGCACGCCGAACGCTTTGGCCTTGCACAGCTGCATCAGTTGCGCGGGCGCGTGGGGCGGGGCAGCGCGGCGTCCGTCTGCGTGCTGATGTATTCGAATCCGCTCTCGCAGACGGCGCGGGCTCGCTTGCAGACCATGCGCGAAACCACCGATGGCTTCGAGATCGCGCGCCGCGATCTGGAGATTCGCGGTCCCGGCGAATTTCTTGGCGCGCGCCAGTCGGGCGAGGCCATGCTGCGCTTCGCGAGTCTCGAACAGGATGGCTGGCTGATCGAGCCCGCGCGCGAGGCCGCGCAACAGATGCTCGACGCCTTTCCGGATGCGGTCGAGCGGCATCTGGCGCGCTGGCTCGGCGCACGCGAGCAGTATTTGAAGGCATAG